Proteins from a genomic interval of Polaribacter sejongensis:
- the rny gene encoding ribonuclease Y: protein MDGMILPIIVGVLIGIAGGFLIAKAMEKAKGKKILSGTRKEAATILKEAKIDADSVKKEKILQAKEKFIELKAEHEKVILTREKKISDVEKRIRDRESQVASEVDKNKRLNKSLEHKEGEFNKKLDFLENKESELEKMHKRHVDMLEQISGLSAEDAKKELITSLKDEAKTEAMAFVQTSIEEAKLTAEQEARKVVLGTIQRVGVEQAVENCVSVFNLESDDVKGRIIGREGRNIRALEAATGVEIIVDDTPEAIILSCFDPVRREIARLSMHKLVTDGRIHPARIEEVVKKTENQITQEIIEVGKRTVIELGIHGLHPELIKTVGRMKYRSSYGQNLLQHSREVANLCGIMASEMGLNAKVAKRAGLLHDIGKVPDTESELPHALLGMEWAEKYGEKPDVCNAIGAHHDEIEMKTLIAPIVQVCDAISGARPGARRQVLDSYIQRLKDLENIAFGFPGVQKAYAIQAGRELRVMVESGKVNDTKAAELSFSISQKIQNDMTYPGQVKVTVIRETRAVNVAK, encoded by the coding sequence ATGGATGGAATGATACTTCCCATTATTGTGGGAGTTTTGATAGGAATTGCAGGTGGATTTTTGATCGCTAAAGCGATGGAAAAAGCAAAAGGAAAAAAAATACTTAGTGGCACTAGAAAAGAGGCCGCAACAATCTTAAAAGAAGCTAAGATAGATGCCGATTCTGTAAAAAAAGAAAAGATACTACAGGCAAAGGAAAAGTTTATTGAATTAAAGGCTGAGCATGAAAAAGTAATTCTTACTAGAGAGAAAAAGATTTCTGATGTAGAGAAACGTATTAGAGATAGAGAATCTCAAGTAGCCTCTGAAGTAGATAAAAATAAAAGATTAAATAAATCTTTAGAACACAAAGAAGGAGAGTTTAATAAAAAATTAGACTTTTTAGAAAATAAAGAATCAGAATTAGAAAAAATGCACAAGCGTCATGTAGATATGCTAGAGCAAATTTCTGGTTTATCGGCAGAAGATGCTAAAAAGGAATTGATTACTTCTTTAAAAGATGAAGCAAAAACAGAAGCAATGGCTTTTGTACAAACTTCTATTGAAGAGGCGAAATTAACTGCAGAACAAGAAGCTAGAAAAGTAGTTTTAGGAACCATACAAAGGGTAGGTGTAGAGCAAGCAGTAGAAAACTGTGTGTCTGTATTTAACTTAGAGTCTGATGATGTTAAAGGTAGAATTATTGGTAGAGAAGGACGTAATATTAGAGCTTTAGAAGCTGCTACAGGTGTAGAAATTATTGTTGATGATACTCCGGAAGCAATTATTCTTTCTTGTTTTGATCCTGTTCGTAGAGAGATTGCAAGATTGTCTATGCACAAGTTGGTAACCGATGGTAGAATTCACCCTGCAAGAATTGAAGAGGTTGTTAAAAAGACGGAGAATCAAATTACCCAAGAAATTATTGAAGTTGGTAAAAGAACTGTAATAGAATTAGGTATTCACGGATTGCATCCAGAATTGATTAAAACAGTAGGTAGAATGAAATATCGTTCTTCTTATGGTCAGAATTTATTACAACACTCGCGTGAAGTAGCAAATCTTTGTGGTATTATGGCTTCGGAAATGGGCTTAAATGCAAAAGTTGCAAAACGTGCAGGTTTATTACATGATATTGGTAAAGTGCCAGATACAGAAAGCGAACTTCCACACGCATTGTTAGGTATGGAATGGGCTGAAAAGTATGGAGAAAAACCAGATGTTTGTAATGCAATTGGTGCTCACCACGATGAAATTGAAATGAAAACGTTAATAGCGCCAATCGTACAAGTTTGTGATGCTATTTCAGGAGCAAGACCAGGAGCAAGACGTCAGGTTTTAGATTCTTACATTCAGCGTTTAAAAGATTTAGAAAATATTGCATTTGGTTTTCCAGGTGTTCAAAAAGCATATGCTATTCAAGCAGGACGTGAATTACGTGTAATGGTAGAAAGTGGTAAAGTAAATGATACTAAAGCTGCTGAATTATCTTTTAGTATTTCTCAGAAAATACAAAATGATATGACATACCCAGGTCAAGTAAAAGTAACTGTTATTAGAGAAACAAGAGCGGTGAATGTGGCTAAGTAA
- a CDS encoding cell division protein ZapA translates to MGKLKINIVIAGRTYPLSVNNTKEEEGMRKAATAINKLISMYEENYAVSDKQDVLAMCALQFASKAEITSLEKDSTDREVVDKIKELTNLVDSHLK, encoded by the coding sequence GTGGGAAAACTTAAAATTAATATTGTTATAGCAGGTAGAACTTACCCTTTAAGTGTGAACAACACTAAAGAGGAAGAAGGCATGAGAAAAGCCGCAACTGCTATTAATAAATTAATTTCTATGTATGAAGAAAATTACGCAGTAAGCGATAAACAAGATGTTTTAGCGATGTGTGCGTTACAGTTTGCTTCTAAAGCAGAAATAACTTCATTAGAAAAGGATTCTACAGATAGAGAAGTAGTAGATAAAATAAAAGAGTTGACTAATTTGGTTGATTCTCATTTAAAATAA
- a CDS encoding M23 family metallopeptidase: MRQTLLLFTFLCTFFSYSQEKYPKDYFRNPLGIPTILSGTFGELRSNHFHSGVDIKTQGREGLKIYAAAEGYISRIKVAQYGFGKAIYITHPNGFTTVYAHISKYADKIQEYVKAIQYKKENYETGNLFLKQDQFPIKKGEIIAFSGDTGSSGGPHLHFEIRDTSTENIINPLFFGLKPIDTNPPTFLALKVYPLDQNARINNKNRSTVISLKSIEKGKYKVDKIAASGHIGFSVNVFDQLDKASNKNGIFSLEMLVNGKRFYHHDVETFSFAESKFINLHIDYPHYKKYKKKYQKTYKEEANKLSTYKGLIDNGILNIENGLNYNIEIIAKDYKGNTSTLKIPVSGVKNNTIFTQPKDTTAYKIVAKNFQKFKEENVTVAFPKNTFYEDVYLDFKVDKGVAKIHTPSIPLDKSFTLTFNVSKYSEAEKKQLYIANVENSKYPYYLSTRKKDSTFYTTTKTLGKYALVSDTHKPKASVLYFKNNDWISKRETIKVKISDVGSGIKNFRATLDGEWILMEYNHKKRILTYNFSDKKLVGSKHIFKIVVSDNVGNTNTLSTTFFKKQVN; encoded by the coding sequence TTGAGACAAACTCTATTGCTATTTACATTTTTATGCACTTTTTTTAGTTATTCCCAAGAAAAGTATCCCAAAGACTATTTTAGAAATCCCTTAGGCATTCCTACTATTTTATCAGGTACTTTTGGTGAATTAAGAAGTAATCACTTTCATTCTGGAGTAGATATAAAAACCCAAGGAAGAGAAGGCTTAAAAATATATGCAGCTGCAGAAGGTTATATTTCTAGAATAAAAGTTGCCCAATATGGTTTTGGAAAAGCAATTTATATTACGCACCCAAACGGTTTTACAACTGTGTATGCCCACATCAGTAAATATGCTGATAAAATACAAGAATATGTAAAAGCGATACAATACAAAAAGGAAAATTATGAAACCGGTAATTTATTTTTAAAACAAGATCAATTTCCTATAAAAAAAGGAGAAATCATTGCTTTTTCTGGTGATACTGGTAGTTCTGGTGGACCTCATCTACACTTCGAAATAAGAGATACAAGCACAGAAAACATCATCAATCCTTTGTTTTTTGGGTTGAAACCTATTGATACAAATCCACCTACTTTTTTAGCATTAAAAGTGTATCCATTAGACCAGAATGCTCGAATTAACAATAAAAATAGAAGTACGGTTATATCTCTAAAAAGTATAGAAAAAGGAAAATATAAAGTGGATAAAATTGCTGCTTCTGGACATATTGGTTTTAGTGTAAATGTTTTTGACCAGTTAGACAAAGCATCCAATAAAAACGGAATTTTTAGTTTAGAAATGCTTGTAAATGGAAAACGTTTTTATCATCATGATGTAGAAACATTTTCTTTTGCAGAAAGTAAATTCATCAACTTACATATAGATTATCCGCACTATAAAAAGTACAAGAAAAAATATCAGAAAACTTATAAAGAAGAAGCTAATAAACTATCTACATATAAGGGGTTAATTGATAATGGTATATTAAATATTGAAAATGGATTGAATTACAATATAGAAATTATTGCAAAAGACTATAAAGGAAACACAAGTACCTTAAAAATACCCGTTAGTGGTGTAAAAAACAACACCATTTTTACACAACCAAAAGACACCACTGCCTATAAAATAGTTGCTAAAAACTTTCAGAAGTTTAAAGAAGAAAATGTAACAGTTGCTTTCCCTAAGAACACTTTTTATGAAGATGTCTATTTAGATTTTAAGGTTGATAAAGGCGTTGCTAAAATTCATACTCCTAGTATTCCTTTAGATAAAAGTTTTACATTAACTTTTAATGTTTCTAAATATTCTGAAGCTGAAAAAAAACAACTTTATATAGCGAATGTAGAAAACTCAAAATACCCGTATTACCTAAGCACTCGTAAAAAAGACAGTACCTTTTATACTACCACAAAAACGTTGGGCAAATACGCTTTAGTTTCAGACACTCATAAACCTAAAGCTAGCGTATTGTATTTTAAAAATAACGATTGGATTTCTAAAAGAGAAACTATTAAAGTAAAGATTTCTGATGTTGGTTCTGGAATTAAAAACTTTAGAGCTACCTTAGATGGAGAATGGATTTTAATGGAATACAATCATAAAAAAAGAATATTAACCTATAACTTTAGTGATAAAAAATTGGTTGGTAGCAAACATATCTTTAAAATTGTAGTCTCGGACAATGTTGGGAATACGAATACCCTTTCTACAACGTTCTTTAAAAAACAAGTAAACTAA
- a CDS encoding TonB-dependent receptor: MKKILLFLYFLPVFAFAQKTTILKGTVNDKNKQPIEQVSIKYNNVGTTTDKNGNYSIRIPFKEEITLVFSHLSYRTFTKKYIGNSRNGVRYSVVLSSKTEELKEIIIKDNVRNAQGIKKIDVAVVKNVIGPNAGVENVLMTLPGVSNNNELSTQYNVRGGNFDENLVYVNGIEIYRPFLIRSGQQEGLSFINSNMVQNINFSAGGFQAKYGDKLSSVLDITYKKPTETATTIDASLLGAGVTFEGRFLNNKLSTITGVRYRDNSLFVNSKQIETNFRPQFTDVQTYLSYEFSEKFTLNFLGNFSLNDYNYQPISRRTRFGTVADPLELIVFYSGQEEDKYLTVFGAFSADYKVNDNFTLTTTVSRYNTQEEEHFDIAAAYNLGEVDANIGSENFGEVDFSQGIGSQLNHARNDLDAVITNIQIKGTIKKDDIQWNFGAKYQKEDIRDRIREWEMIDSLGFSIRPPYHTSNNQPYEPFEGEITPYQNIRKDNNVAINRLSAFVQFNQRSFWSEHEVFYNLGIRTQSWSVTGNGIESKNQTIISPRGQFAIKPNWDKDMLFRVSGGWYSQPPSYRELRDFNGDINVDVKAQKSIHLVTGMDYSFDMWDRPFKLTTELYYKDLSDVNAYSIDNVRIRYRADNVTKAYATGLDVRLNGEFVPGSESWVSLGYLKTEENIDNQGYIPRPSDQRIKFGILFQDYVPNLPNLKAYLNLVYNTGVPGGSPSYADVYDYQSRLRDYKRADLGVSYIFVDANKQYETGWLSKFKELSAGLELFNMFDIQNSITNTWVRDVYSKTQFGIPNYMTGRVLNLKVGMKF; encoded by the coding sequence GTGAAAAAAATCTTACTCTTTTTATACTTTCTACCTGTTTTTGCTTTTGCTCAAAAAACCACCATCCTTAAAGGAACGGTTAATGATAAAAACAAACAACCTATTGAACAAGTTTCTATAAAGTATAACAACGTTGGTACCACCACAGATAAAAACGGAAACTATTCTATTCGAATTCCATTTAAAGAAGAAATCACCTTAGTTTTTAGCCATTTATCCTATAGAACTTTTACTAAAAAATATATTGGAAACAGCAGAAATGGTGTCCGTTATTCTGTTGTTCTTTCTTCAAAAACAGAAGAATTAAAAGAAATTATAATTAAAGACAACGTAAGAAATGCCCAAGGTATAAAGAAGATTGATGTTGCAGTTGTTAAAAATGTAATTGGACCTAATGCGGGTGTAGAAAACGTATTAATGACTTTACCCGGTGTTAGTAATAACAACGAACTAAGTACGCAGTACAATGTAAGAGGTGGGAATTTTGATGAAAATTTAGTCTATGTAAACGGAATTGAAATTTACAGACCTTTTTTAATTAGATCTGGCCAACAAGAAGGCTTAAGTTTTATCAACTCGAATATGGTGCAGAATATTAATTTTTCTGCAGGAGGATTTCAAGCAAAATACGGAGATAAGTTATCATCTGTTTTAGATATTACCTACAAAAAACCTACAGAAACTGCCACCACAATAGACGCTAGTTTATTAGGAGCAGGTGTTACATTTGAGGGCCGTTTTTTAAATAATAAATTAAGCACCATTACGGGTGTTAGATATAGAGATAATAGCTTATTTGTAAATAGTAAACAAATTGAAACTAATTTTAGACCACAATTTACAGACGTACAAACCTATTTATCTTATGAGTTTTCAGAAAAATTTACATTAAATTTTTTAGGGAATTTTTCTCTAAACGATTATAATTATCAACCAATTTCTAGAAGAACACGTTTTGGTACCGTTGCAGATCCGTTAGAGTTAATTGTTTTTTATTCTGGTCAAGAGGAAGACAAATATTTAACGGTGTTTGGTGCTTTTTCTGCGGATTATAAGGTGAATGACAACTTTACATTAACAACGACAGTATCTAGATACAACACACAAGAAGAAGAGCATTTTGATATTGCTGCAGCCTATAATTTAGGTGAAGTTGACGCTAATATTGGATCAGAAAATTTTGGTGAAGTAGATTTCTCTCAAGGAATTGGATCTCAATTAAACCATGCTCGTAACGATTTAGATGCCGTAATTACCAATATTCAAATAAAAGGAACGATAAAGAAAGATGATATACAATGGAATTTTGGAGCAAAATATCAAAAAGAAGACATTAGAGATCGTATTAGAGAATGGGAAATGATCGATTCTTTAGGTTTTTCCATAAGGCCTCCGTATCATACTTCTAACAATCAACCGTACGAACCTTTTGAAGGTGAAATCACTCCTTATCAAAACATCAGAAAAGATAATAATGTTGCCATTAATAGACTCTCTGCCTTTGTACAATTTAACCAACGTTCTTTTTGGAGTGAGCATGAAGTTTTTTATAATTTAGGTATTAGAACTCAAAGTTGGTCTGTTACAGGAAACGGAATCGAGTCTAAAAACCAGACAATTATTAGTCCAAGAGGTCAGTTTGCAATAAAACCGAATTGGGACAAGGATATGCTGTTTCGTGTTTCTGGTGGATGGTATTCTCAACCACCTTCTTACAGAGAATTAAGAGATTTTAATGGTGATATTAATGTAGATGTAAAAGCTCAAAAATCAATCCATTTAGTGACAGGAATGGATTATAGTTTTGATATGTGGGATAGACCATTTAAACTAACCACAGAACTGTATTACAAAGATTTATCTGATGTAAACGCCTACTCTATAGACAATGTTAGAATTCGTTATAGAGCAGACAATGTTACAAAAGCGTATGCAACCGGATTGGATGTCCGCTTAAATGGTGAGTTTGTTCCTGGTAGCGAAAGTTGGGTAAGCTTAGGCTATTTAAAAACTGAAGAAAATATTGATAACCAAGGTTATATTCCAAGACCTTCTGACCAACGAATAAAATTCGGAATTCTTTTTCAAGATTATGTTCCTAATTTACCAAACTTAAAAGCATATTTAAACCTGGTGTACAATACAGGTGTTCCTGGCGGCTCTCCTTCCTATGCTGATGTGTATGACTACCAAAGTCGCTTAAGAGATTATAAACGTGCAGATTTAGGAGTTTCTTATATTTTTGTGGATGCTAATAAACAATACGAAACGGGTTGGTTGTCTAAGTTTAAAGAATTATCCGCAGGTTTAGAGCTTTTTAATATGTTTGATATTCAAAACTCAATTACCAACACTTGGGTAAGAGATGTATATTCTAAAACACAATTCGGAATTCCGAATTATATGACGGGTAGAGTTTTAAACTTAAAAGTAGGTATGAAGTTTTAA
- a CDS encoding helix-turn-helix domain-containing protein, which yields MEVKKLYDYNELKIIGNKYQIKDKEIPINLIEDFLSFYNLSLHDLSTLSKFSENLQEEKRFKKLNKSKFNSLTNKELQIFKLVVHGNTTNKIATQLFIEPTTVSTHRKNIKQKLELESIFDLYQYAKAFHVFAY from the coding sequence ATGGAAGTTAAAAAATTATATGATTATAATGAATTAAAAATTATTGGTAATAAATATCAAATTAAAGATAAAGAAATACCAATAAACCTTATAGAAGATTTTCTTAGCTTTTATAATTTAAGTTTACACGATTTGTCTACGCTTAGTAAGTTTTCTGAAAATTTACAAGAAGAAAAGCGTTTTAAAAAATTGAATAAATCTAAGTTTAATTCATTAACAAACAAAGAACTTCAAATTTTTAAATTGGTTGTTCATGGAAATACAACTAATAAAATTGCAACACAACTTTTTATAGAGCCTACTACGGTTAGTACGCATAGAAAAAATATAAAACAAAAATTAGAATTAGAATCTATTTTTGATTTGTATCAGTATGCAAAAGCGTTTCATGTTTTTGCTTATTAA